Proteins encoded within one genomic window of Callithrix jacchus isolate 240 chromosome 11, calJac240_pri, whole genome shotgun sequence:
- the LOC100406056 gene encoding LOW QUALITY PROTEIN: dynein light chain Tctex-type protein 2B (The sequence of the model RefSeq protein was modified relative to this genomic sequence to represent the inferred CDS: inserted 2 bases in 1 codon) yields MAAPAAVSSVGDVVSEAENSAEPENTYVLRPVFQQRFRPSVVKDCIHAVLKQELASAEYAPEETPQLTKHLSENIKDKLKEMGFDRYKMVVQVVTGEQRGEGVLXQFILHCSSIWLFLLLNRFLKSWEKM; encoded by the exons ATGGCCGCGCCTGCCGCGGTGTCCTCGGTGGGCGACGTGGTGTCTGAGGCTGAGAACTCCGCGGAGCCCGAGAACACCTATGTTCTGCGGCCTGTTTTCCAGCAGAGGTTCAGGCCCTCTGTGGTTAAAGACTGCATCCATGCTGTGCTCAAGCAGGAACTGGCAAGCGCTGAATATGCTCCGGAAGAGACGCCGCAGCTCACAAAACATTTATCAGAAAAcattaaagataaattaaaagaaatgggGTTTGACCGATACAAAATGGTGGTGCAAGTGGTGACTGGAGAACAAAGAGGTGAAGGAGTATT ACAGTTTATTCTGCATTGTAGCAGCATTTGGCTGTTTCTACTACTGAATAGATTTTTGAAAAGCTGGGAAAAGATGTGA